A single Natranaerobius thermophilus JW/NM-WN-LF DNA region contains:
- a CDS encoding type II toxin-antitoxin system RelE/ParE family toxin, whose protein sequence is MPHIRKIKNTELWELRIKHSSNIFRILFKDYNNTFVLLHGFQKKDNKTPKKDLNMALKRLKKYLERGDNYEP, encoded by the coding sequence ATGCCACATATTCGTAAAATTAAAAATACAGAACTTTGGGAATTAAGGATCAAACATAGTTCTAACATATTTCGAATACTTTTCAAAGATTATAATAATACCTTTGTTTTACTCCACGGTTTTCAAAAGAAAGATAACAAAACCCCTAAAAAAGATTTGAATATGGCTTTAAAAAGGTTAAAAAAGTATCTTGAAAGAGGTGATAATTATGAACCATAA
- a CDS encoding NAD(P)/FAD-dependent oxidoreductase: MDKYSRLFEGVKIGDMKLRNRLVMSPMGTFNENYDGSISQEQIDYYEARAKGGVGMIIAEAQYVTNKTDPWIESMTAVGTDIQMKGWARMAEAVHAHGAKICLQLSCGLGRNAFPFDSRQMVSASAVPSFFFPDQLCRPLEKDEIKDIVESYRNAARMALVAEVDALEIHAHGGYIIDQFMTPIWNKRTDEYGGSFENRMRLVTEIYQAMRDEVGPNFPILIRMAADHDFEGGRTVEESIEIVKYLEKLGMDAFDIDLGCYEQKQWIVPSIYTGLGCMADAAAAIKKEVNVPVLNSGTHTPETAVETIENEKADFIMLGRPLIADPDWVNKLRLEGPEEIKPCLFCNEVCVGRLYQNRTISCAINPHAAFEKKYPMTKTELPKKVVVVGGGPGGMEAARIAAKKGHRVTLYEKSDKLGGQINAAATPPFKKRLQDLIDWQERQLNKFGVDIRLNHKITEESSELENVDQIIVAVGAKPLLPKIKGIDKENVVEVISAHQNPEFVKGDNIVVAGGGLSGCDFALEMAMEGKKVSIVEMLDELAATELMDNRNPLLFKLNEYNVEQLTGHKVIEFTDTGLTAEKADGTKVELKADTVVAAFGTQSESELAESIWKKYPTSRLIGDCVEVAQIGSAVRNGFFAGWSID, encoded by the coding sequence ATGGACAAGTATTCAAGATTATTTGAAGGTGTTAAGATAGGTGATATGAAATTAAGAAACCGACTTGTAATGTCACCTATGGGTACCTTCAACGAAAACTATGATGGAAGTATTTCACAAGAACAGATTGATTATTATGAAGCCAGAGCTAAAGGCGGAGTTGGTATGATAATTGCCGAAGCTCAATACGTCACTAACAAAACCGACCCTTGGATTGAATCAATGACAGCTGTTGGTACTGATATTCAAATGAAAGGCTGGGCACGTATGGCAGAAGCAGTACATGCTCATGGTGCTAAAATTTGTCTACAGTTAAGTTGTGGTCTTGGAAGAAACGCTTTCCCCTTTGACTCAAGACAGATGGTCTCAGCTTCAGCAGTTCCTTCATTCTTCTTTCCAGATCAATTATGCCGTCCCTTAGAAAAAGACGAAATTAAAGACATTGTAGAATCATATCGGAATGCTGCAAGAATGGCTCTAGTTGCAGAAGTGGATGCTTTAGAAATTCATGCCCATGGTGGTTATATCATTGATCAGTTTATGACACCAATTTGGAATAAACGAACCGATGAATACGGAGGAAGTTTTGAAAACCGCATGCGTCTAGTTACCGAAATATATCAGGCGATGAGAGATGAAGTTGGCCCTAACTTCCCTATCTTAATCAGAATGGCAGCCGACCACGATTTTGAAGGTGGAAGAACTGTAGAAGAAAGTATCGAAATTGTAAAGTATCTAGAAAAATTAGGAATGGATGCCTTTGATATAGATTTAGGCTGTTATGAACAAAAACAATGGATAGTTCCTTCTATTTATACAGGACTAGGATGTATGGCGGATGCCGCTGCCGCAATAAAAAAAGAAGTAAACGTTCCTGTACTCAATTCAGGTACGCACACACCTGAAACAGCAGTTGAAACTATAGAAAATGAAAAAGCTGATTTTATCATGCTAGGACGACCACTTATTGCAGACCCTGATTGGGTAAATAAACTCAGACTTGAAGGTCCAGAAGAAATCAAACCTTGTCTTTTCTGTAATGAAGTTTGTGTTGGAAGATTATATCAAAATAGAACCATATCATGTGCAATTAATCCCCACGCCGCATTTGAGAAAAAATATCCTATGACAAAAACGGAGCTCCCTAAAAAAGTTGTTGTAGTCGGGGGTGGTCCTGGCGGAATGGAAGCAGCAAGAATAGCAGCAAAAAAAGGTCACAGGGTCACGCTATACGAAAAGTCTGATAAACTAGGTGGCCAAATTAATGCCGCTGCAACACCACCTTTCAAAAAAAGATTACAAGATCTGATTGATTGGCAAGAAAGACAACTGAACAAATTTGGAGTAGATATCCGCTTAAACCACAAAATCACTGAGGAATCTTCAGAATTAGAGAATGTAGACCAAATCATCGTTGCAGTGGGTGCAAAACCCTTACTACCTAAAATTAAGGGGATTGATAAAGAAAATGTAGTTGAAGTTATCAGTGCACATCAAAATCCTGAGTTTGTAAAAGGAGACAATATCGTAGTTGCTGGAGGTGGTTTATCTGGCTGTGATTTTGCACTTGAAATGGCAATGGAAGGGAAGAAAGTTAGTATTGTTGAAATGTTAGATGAACTTGCGGCTACGGAACTAATGGATAATCGTAACCCATTACTATTTAAATTAAATGAATATAATGTAGAACAATTAACAGGACACAAAGTGATAGAGTTTACAGATACTGGTTTAACAGCCGAAAAAGCAGACGGAACGAAAGTTGAACTCAAAGCAGATACTGTTGTTGCAGCCTTTGGAACGCAATCTGAAAGTGAACTGGCCGAAAGTATTTGGAAAAAATACCCTACGTCACGATTGATCGGAGACTGTGTTGAAGTCGCACAAATTGGTAGCGCAGTTAGGAATGGATTTTTCGCTGGATGGTCCATTGACTAA
- a CDS encoding stalk domain-containing protein, whose product MKQLKLIFTIGLSLLLFTTGVSATATQDRVDVEIDGEMVVFDDEVEALVDEQGRTMVPVRFISEELGAKVEWYPDHESDGLVKIEHANQKIELFIGNQEYQNNGMNEQMDTAPRILEGRTVVPLRFVSEALGAEVNWDGEKKLVSIVTDDDLGDAAEGLEQAKDDRNDKDDKEEQKDKKDDKDDEEKQNPQMKLSISEEKFRADEPVEFELTNTGNTELRPMRVADVEYYDESEDEWQEIYFSINWFQEDEKQEPGETWTFETVMTENYPGWPKSGKYRAEQEFECMDSWQEFTVDLEFETIDPVDEYHPDELPDELTENELKLAEKINEYRESKGLEPFKVSKSLTTVARYHVYDSNQNQPENCKDEDGNEGNLHSWSDEGPWEEVCYTPDHEHAELMWSKPSELTDYKGNGYEISAMRSGGAEPDNVLEGWQNSPPHKDVIVGKGSWKDLEVMGIGIAGQYSHVWFGMEDDPAGYYLEP is encoded by the coding sequence AATTTTCACAATTGGATTGTCTTTACTATTGTTTACTACGGGAGTTTCAGCCACAGCTACGCAGGACCGGGTTGATGTAGAAATTGACGGAGAAATGGTAGTATTTGATGATGAAGTAGAAGCTTTAGTAGATGAACAGGGACGAACTATGGTTCCCGTTCGCTTTATTTCAGAAGAACTGGGTGCTAAAGTGGAATGGTATCCTGACCATGAAAGTGACGGTCTTGTGAAGATTGAGCATGCTAATCAAAAGATAGAGCTATTTATAGGTAACCAAGAATACCAGAACAATGGTATGAACGAACAAATGGATACTGCCCCGAGAATATTGGAAGGAAGAACAGTAGTCCCATTACGTTTCGTTTCAGAAGCTTTAGGTGCTGAAGTTAATTGGGATGGTGAAAAAAAATTGGTTTCTATAGTAACAGACGATGACTTAGGTGATGCTGCTGAGGGTTTAGAACAAGCCAAAGATGATAGAAATGATAAAGATGACAAAGAAGAACAAAAGGATAAAAAGGATGATAAAGATGATGAAGAAAAACAAAATCCTCAAATGAAATTAAGTATTAGCGAAGAAAAATTTAGGGCAGATGAGCCTGTAGAATTTGAATTAACTAATACTGGAAATACAGAGCTGCGCCCTATGCGAGTAGCCGATGTAGAATATTATGACGAATCGGAAGATGAATGGCAAGAGATATACTTTAGTATCAACTGGTTTCAAGAAGATGAAAAGCAGGAGCCTGGAGAAACTTGGACCTTTGAAACAGTTATGACAGAGAATTATCCCGGCTGGCCCAAAAGTGGTAAATACAGAGCAGAACAAGAATTTGAGTGTATGGATTCATGGCAAGAATTTACAGTAGATTTGGAATTTGAAACTATTGACCCTGTCGATGAATATCATCCAGACGAGTTACCTGATGAATTAACAGAGAATGAACTTAAGTTGGCAGAAAAAATAAATGAATACCGTGAATCTAAAGGATTGGAACCATTCAAGGTATCTAAATCACTAACTACAGTTGCTAGATACCACGTATATGATAGTAACCAAAATCAACCGGAAAACTGTAAAGATGAAGACGGTAATGAAGGAAATTTACATAGCTGGTCCGATGAAGGCCCCTGGGAAGAAGTTTGCTATACCCCCGATCATGAGCACGCAGAACTTATGTGGAGTAAGCCTTCAGAACTAACTGATTATAAAGGTAATGGTTATGAAATTTCGGCTATGCGTTCGGGTGGGGCCGAACCTGATAATGTTTTGGAAGGTTGGCAGAACTCGCCGCCTCATAAAGACGTCATAGTAGGCAAAGGTAGCTGGAAAGATTTAGAAGTTATGGGCATAGGTATAGCTGGCCAGTATTCTCATGTCTGGTTTGGAATGGAAGATGATCCTGCAGGATATTACTTAGAACCTTAG
- a CDS encoding retropepsin-like aspartic protease produces MYNLRFENGLLYADATIYHEKKEITIPDVIIDTGSSHTIILTDFLYDLDIGFDDSDELVVMSGIGGAESPAVRKQINSISIGDISVENLKTDFGVIDPKGSINGLVGMDFLILGKVTIDTYNMTLNVR; encoded by the coding sequence ATGTATAATTTACGGTTTGAAAATGGGTTGTTATATGCTGACGCTACGATCTATCATGAGAAAAAAGAAATTACAATACCTGATGTAATAATTGATACTGGTTCAAGTCACACAATAATCTTGACAGACTTTTTATATGACTTGGATATTGGATTTGATGACTCTGATGAATTAGTTGTGATGTCTGGCATAGGAGGAGCAGAGTCCCCTGCAGTGAGAAAACAAATTAATAGTATTTCTATAGGCGATATTTCCGTAGAAAATTTGAAGACAGATTTTGGAGTGATAGATCCAAAAGGTAGTATTAATGGGCTTGTAGGAATGGATTTTCTGATACTAGGAAAAGTAACTATTGATACATACAATATGACCCTAAATGTGAGATGA
- a CDS encoding tyrosine-type recombinase/integrase: MREFEKTLKLKGYTEKTIKAYIGHIKRFLKVGLNINNKEDIQSHIIFLLENNNSHSYVNQAISALKLLNNEITKKGYVDVHGIKTCVNQQIKVNRPKKERKLPNVLSQKEVLELLTVTTNIKHKAILCIIYSSGLRVGEAVRLKPEDLDGEQKIIHIKQGKGRKDRYTILSDNALKILRNYYKIYQPKKWLFPGQNENLHLSERSVQKIFQKAKQKANINKKVSVHSLRHSFATHLLEAGTDLRYIQKLLGHESSKTTEIYTHITTQNISRIESPLDKLMEEI, encoded by the coding sequence ATGCGAGAATTTGAAAAAACCTTGAAATTAAAAGGTTATACTGAAAAAACTATAAAAGCTTATATAGGTCACATAAAACGTTTCTTGAAAGTGGGATTAAATATAAATAATAAAGAAGATATCCAATCTCATATAATTTTTCTTCTCGAAAATAATAATTCTCATTCCTATGTAAATCAAGCCATAAGTGCACTGAAGCTTTTAAATAATGAAATTACGAAAAAAGGTTATGTAGATGTTCATGGAATTAAAACTTGTGTGAATCAGCAAATAAAAGTTAATAGACCTAAAAAAGAAAGGAAATTACCAAATGTTTTGAGTCAGAAAGAAGTTTTAGAACTACTTACCGTAACAACTAATATTAAACACAAAGCTATTTTGTGCATAATTTATTCAAGTGGTCTCAGGGTTGGTGAAGCAGTCAGGTTAAAACCAGAAGATTTAGATGGAGAGCAAAAAATAATTCATATAAAACAAGGAAAAGGAAGGAAGGACCGTTATACTATTTTATCGGATAATGCTCTAAAAATATTAAGAAATTACTATAAAATTTATCAACCTAAGAAATGGCTTTTTCCTGGACAAAATGAAAATCTGCATTTGAGCGAAAGATCAGTTCAAAAGATATTTCAAAAAGCTAAGCAGAAAGCTAATATAAATAAAAAAGTATCAGTTCATTCTTTGAGACATTCGTTTGCGACTCATTTACTAGAAGCTGGAACTGATTTAAGGTATATTCAAAAACTGCTAGGTCATGAAAGTTCTAAAACTACTGAAATTTACACACATATTACGACTCAAAATATTTCAAGAATTGAAAGCCCACTAGACAAGTTAATGGAGGAAATATAG
- a CDS encoding helix-turn-helix transcriptional regulator → MNHKKVKEKLFNNPNVKKEYDNLEVLYDIKRQVIKLRKEKGLSQKELAEKIGTKQSAISRLENESYNPSIELLYKIAKACDRDLHIKFD, encoded by the coding sequence ATGAACCATAAGAAAGTTAAAGAAAAACTATTTAACAACCCTAATGTTAAAAAAGAATATGATAACTTAGAAGTCCTTTATGATATCAAACGACAAGTTATTAAGCTTCGCAAGGAAAAAGGTTTAAGTCAAAAAGAATTAGCTGAAAAAATAGGAACAAAACAATCTGCAATCTCCCGATTAGAAAACGAAAGCTACAATCCAAGTATAGAGCTTTTATATAAAATAGCCAAAGCTTGCGACAGAGATCTTCATATTAAATTTGATTAA
- a CDS encoding anti-sigma factor C-terminal domain-containing protein: MSFKHLLEKYKKGKATKDEIKLVEQELEKFEAIEDYYTENFLSLANSKDEEDKFDEKDNKKINSYEENNTIKETKNTLSMNINKLVNQRLRKVVFTAVIIVVILYTSIFFVLSPLVGMFFYNPSETSMGEDSPDIKFDFKALSELNVPGVNMAGINYVESEGFGNYSISYSKHDPFIDEMDSQTIKLKQGDFIGTLEGIGPSSHSFGFEVVKNPSLYEQGVYENQPEKMMEHLESLSPVSYVSVYLTFEEDMDLKEFAKMKLELEDLDIQWAGVRTHDDHNKDKSHGNNRNYLTGFNPNITGSISDARPNPDKYPLFQLVDATKEPRDSGPESWAEIYETHYRSLLKYMTDREDFIKALDYDPGKVEYYEHALNYIDKNGVNVFGVLVYGEAQELLEFAEEHDLLSLQLEQALPSRPNLQKPIE; the protein is encoded by the coding sequence ATGAGTTTTAAACATTTATTAGAAAAATATAAGAAAGGTAAAGCTACTAAAGATGAAATAAAGCTTGTGGAGCAGGAATTAGAAAAATTCGAAGCAATTGAAGATTATTATACTGAAAACTTTTTATCACTTGCTAATTCAAAAGATGAAGAAGATAAGTTTGATGAGAAAGATAATAAAAAAATTAACTCTTATGAAGAAAATAATACTATAAAAGAAACTAAAAATACGCTAAGTATGAATATCAACAAACTAGTTAATCAACGACTTAGAAAGGTGGTCTTTACTGCTGTAATAATTGTAGTTATTTTGTATACAAGTATTTTCTTTGTGTTGTCACCTTTAGTAGGCATGTTTTTTTACAATCCTTCAGAAACATCCATGGGGGAAGATTCTCCGGATATCAAGTTTGATTTTAAAGCATTATCAGAGCTTAATGTACCTGGTGTTAATATGGCAGGAATAAATTATGTAGAATCCGAGGGATTTGGTAACTATTCCATTAGTTATTCGAAACATGATCCATTTATAGATGAAATGGATAGCCAAACTATTAAACTTAAACAAGGTGATTTTATCGGAACATTGGAAGGAATAGGGCCCAGTTCTCATTCATTCGGGTTTGAAGTTGTAAAAAATCCTTCACTCTATGAGCAAGGTGTATACGAAAATCAACCAGAGAAAATGATGGAACATCTTGAATCTTTATCACCCGTCTCATATGTCTCAGTTTACCTGACTTTTGAAGAAGATATGGATTTGAAAGAATTTGCAAAGATGAAGCTAGAACTTGAAGACTTAGATATCCAATGGGCAGGGGTTAGAACTCATGATGACCATAATAAGGACAAAAGTCATGGTAACAACAGAAATTATCTAACTGGTTTTAACCCTAATATAACAGGTTCCATTAGTGATGCTCGTCCTAATCCTGATAAATATCCATTGTTTCAGCTGGTTGACGCAACAAAAGAACCACGAGATAGTGGTCCAGAATCATGGGCTGAAATATATGAAACCCATTATCGTTCACTATTGAAATACATGACGGATCGAGAAGATTTTATTAAAGCTTTAGATTATGATCCTGGTAAAGTTGAATACTATGAACATGCTTTAAATTATATTGATAAAAATGGAGTTAATGTTTTTGGAGTTTTAGTTTACGGCGAAGCCCAGGAACTATTAGAATTTGCTGAAGAACATGATTTGTTATCTCTACAGCTAGAACAGGCTTTACCATCAAGGCCCAATCTTCAAAAGCCTATTGAGTAA
- a CDS encoding RNA polymerase sigma factor, giving the protein MKKNPFELAYKKYHRELYFYALSLCRHEELAKDLVSETFYKAFLTLETPDNNIKFWLFRVLKNLFIDYQRTSKYHFSLEDYEIILDNQNQDSPLKKIIKNERDHEIYKKILSLTPNNYREIIILYYYGGLSIKEIAVTLNSNPSTIKTTLHRARKKLKRLMKEDIYEF; this is encoded by the coding sequence ATGAAAAAAAATCCATTTGAATTAGCCTATAAAAAATACCATAGAGAACTTTACTTCTACGCCTTATCACTTTGCAGACACGAAGAATTAGCTAAAGATCTAGTAAGCGAAACTTTTTATAAAGCCTTCTTAACTTTAGAGACACCCGATAATAATATAAAATTCTGGCTTTTTAGGGTTTTAAAAAATTTATTTATTGATTATCAACGAACAAGCAAATATCATTTTTCACTAGAAGATTATGAAATAATTTTGGATAATCAAAATCAAGATTCACCTTTGAAAAAAATTATAAAAAATGAAAGGGATCATGAAATATACAAAAAAATATTATCTCTCACTCCTAATAATTACCGTGAAATTATAATCCTCTATTATTATGGAGGTTTAAGTATAAAAGAAATTGCTGTCACTTTGAATTCCAATCCTTCAACCATTAAAACAACTTTACATAGAGCGCGAAAGAAACTAAAAAGACTGATGAAGGAGGATATTTATGAGTTTTAA
- a CDS encoding nucleotidyltransferase domain-containing protein, giving the protein MSVEEYIDFVLNKLVSFYDPDKIYLFGSQAKNEANENSDIDFLVVTETSKPKRFRALEFRKQLRGQNYYPVDILIYTPNEFTNECKIKGTIAYHVKKEGKLLYDQGRTVAS; this is encoded by the coding sequence ATGTCGGTTGAAGAATATATTGATTTTGTTTTAAATAAATTAGTTTCCTTCTATGATCCAGATAAAATATACCTGTTTGGTTCTCAAGCTAAAAATGAAGCAAATGAAAATAGTGACATAGATTTTCTGGTTGTTACTGAAACTTCAAAACCAAAAAGATTTCGTGCTTTAGAATTCAGAAAACAATTACGTGGTCAAAATTATTATCCCGTTGATATTCTGATATACACTCCAAATGAATTTACTAATGAATGTAAGATTAAGGGTACAATTGCCTACCATGTTAAAAAGGAGGGAAAATTACTTTATGACCAAGGACGTACAGTCGCTAGCTAA
- a CDS encoding HEPN domain-containing protein, protein MTKDVQSLAKEWFEFAEKDLQAAKMLFKEINHITCFHCQQSAEKYIKGLLVLLQIDFKKSHNLSYLLELLDKNIPNDIMEAAEYLNEFAVEARYPGQFSTVTNEEADKALEYCTHIKKYIINLARDNGFKL, encoded by the coding sequence ATGACCAAGGACGTACAGTCGCTAGCTAAGGAATGGTTCGAATTTGCTGAGAAAGACCTACAAGCAGCTAAAATGCTTTTTAAAGAAATAAATCATATTACTTGTTTTCACTGTCAGCAATCTGCTGAAAAATATATCAAAGGATTGTTGGTATTACTCCAAATAGATTTTAAGAAATCTCATAATCTAAGTTATCTTCTTGAGTTATTAGACAAAAACATCCCTAATGATATTATGGAAGCTGCAGAATATTTGAATGAGTTTGCTGTTGAAGCAAGATATCCTGGTCAGTTCTCAACTGTGACTAATGAAGAAGCTGATAAAGCTCTTGAGTATTGCACCCATATAAAGAAGTATATTATTAATCTTGCTAGAGATAATGGCTTTAAATTATAA
- a CDS encoding PucR family transcriptional regulator, with amino-acid sequence MSINIDIIQAELSRLNKYNLKLIKNCSRHVRLKSAKLVTGINMEYEKNIIYVGTASMIPQDLYQIEGINLVVINDYEDLEFDNLNTKGDIIEVDEKAELFTLFNDVQNIFISINRYQESSAALLNSLIRGRGLNYIVKIGSQILGNPVILADSSYKLLAYYAENEVIDPVWKDLTTKGYCSHNFVNLFKRQKLIEKVAKSPEPILVKTGLAKDIRRYLGKILIDDKIVGHLGVLEYDQNFKEEDHEITKLLCDVISSEMQKNNLFRNFKGVMYESLILDLLDKRVNDRRIMEERLKSSQWEPSDYYKVVTINVPKDNTTSHIVNYLRDRIERLIPFCKSVCYEGNIVLLLDFKETDDIENIDRKLKDFLNSNNLTAGVSFTFNDLMKLGIYYNQSVNALQFGETLDTKGPLFYFESYYIYNLLSEVSTRQNLSSYCHPAIYKIIAYDKTNGTDYYKTLYEYFLNCNNITMTAKKLYIHRNTMAHRLEKLKEITGLNFDDGEQCFRLFLSYKILELEKI; translated from the coding sequence GTGAGTATTAATATTGACATTATCCAGGCGGAGCTAAGCAGGTTAAATAAATATAATTTAAAGCTGATCAAAAATTGCTCAAGGCATGTTCGATTAAAATCAGCAAAATTAGTTACTGGCATCAATATGGAGTACGAAAAGAATATTATTTATGTTGGAACTGCCTCTATGATTCCACAGGACCTTTATCAAATAGAAGGGATAAACCTTGTTGTTATTAATGATTATGAGGATTTGGAGTTTGACAATTTGAATACAAAAGGAGATATTATTGAGGTTGATGAAAAAGCAGAACTTTTTACGCTTTTCAATGATGTACAAAATATCTTTATTTCAATAAATCGTTATCAAGAAAGCTCCGCAGCCCTGTTAAATTCACTAATTAGGGGGAGGGGATTAAATTATATTGTAAAAATAGGATCACAAATTTTAGGTAATCCAGTAATACTTGCAGATAGCTCGTATAAACTTTTGGCATATTATGCGGAAAATGAAGTAATTGACCCTGTGTGGAAAGATCTAACAACAAAAGGGTATTGCTCTCACAATTTTGTTAATTTATTTAAAAGACAAAAGTTAATCGAAAAGGTTGCAAAAAGCCCTGAACCAATTTTAGTTAAAACTGGATTGGCAAAAGATATCCGTAGATACTTAGGTAAAATTTTAATAGATGATAAAATAGTGGGTCATTTAGGCGTATTAGAATATGATCAAAATTTTAAAGAGGAAGATCACGAGATCACAAAGCTTCTTTGTGATGTCATTTCTTCTGAAATGCAAAAAAACAATTTGTTTAGAAATTTTAAGGGAGTTATGTATGAAAGTTTGATACTTGACCTTTTGGATAAGAGGGTTAATGATAGGAGAATAATGGAAGAAAGGTTAAAATCTTCACAATGGGAGCCCTCTGATTACTATAAAGTTGTTACAATAAATGTGCCCAAGGATAATACTACTTCTCATATTGTGAACTACCTCAGAGATAGAATTGAGAGACTGATTCCATTTTGTAAGTCCGTATGTTACGAGGGTAATATAGTTTTATTGCTCGATTTTAAAGAAACTGATGATATAGAAAATATCGACAGGAAATTAAAAGATTTTTTAAATTCTAATAATCTCACAGCAGGGGTTAGCTTTACATTTAATGATTTAATGAAATTGGGGATTTATTATAACCAATCTGTAAATGCGCTTCAATTTGGTGAAACTTTAGATACAAAAGGACCATTGTTTTATTTTGAGTCCTATTATATATATAATCTTCTGTCAGAGGTATCAACTCGTCAAAATTTAAGTAGTTACTGCCATCCTGCTATATATAAAATCATAGCGTATGATAAAACAAATGGTACTGATTATTATAAGACTTTATATGAGTACTTCTTAAACTGCAATAATATAACAATGACAGCTAAAAAACTATATATCCACAGAAACACTATGGCACATCGGTTAGAAAAATTGAAAGAAATAACTGGACTTAATTTTGATGATGGAGAACAATGTTTTCGTTTATTTCTTTCATATAAAATACTTGAGCTTGAAAAAATTTAA
- the tnpA gene encoding IS200/IS605 family transposase: protein MRRILLNYHFVWIPKYRKGILDGPEIKEIIDDTVKELSEKHKFDILALEIMPDHIHLFVSALPEYSPSKLMNIIKGTTAKRISKQFPDLNIKGSVWTRSYFVATAGNVSSETIRHYIDRQI, encoded by the coding sequence TTGCGCCGAATTCTTTTAAATTATCATTTTGTTTGGATACCCAAGTACAGAAAAGGCATTTTAGATGGTCCAGAGATCAAAGAAATAATAGATGATACTGTTAAAGAGTTGTCGGAAAAACACAAATTTGACATTTTAGCTCTTGAAATAATGCCAGATCATATACATCTTTTTGTATCAGCTTTGCCTGAATATTCTCCTAGCAAATTAATGAATATCATTAAAGGAACTACCGCTAAAAGAATATCTAAACAGTTTCCCGATTTGAACATTAAAGGCTCTGTTTGGACTAGATCTTATTTTGTCGCAACAGCAGGAAATGTTAGTTCAGAAACTATTAGGCACTATATTGATAGACAAATATAA